AACGACATCGACCCGCGCTCATTTATTTTACTAAGCCTTCAGAAAGTCGCCGCCGGCGAAGAACTCGAAACGCCGATCGAACTAGCCCGCCGCCTTCGTCAACACGCGAATTAGGCAGGGGTTACGTGACTCCAATCGGAACTGTCGCCACTGAAGCCTCTGGGTTGACCAAGTAACCGCTTCTGGACAGCGTTGGTCTAGTTCCCGCACTCCAAACGGTTTGGAACCTGGCCGTAAGCCGCTTGTGAATAAAGGCCTTTCTGCCGATATGCTATGGTGAATGATTTTTGCACTGGTTTCATTGTCGCCTTGCTGATGTTGCTCGGGTGCGGGGCGGGCCAAGCTGCATCTCCTCAGGGCTGCCCCGGGGAATTCTCGCGACTTACCGCGCTCGTTCCTGCGGACTTTAATTTCAGGAAAATTGAATCTGAGCTAGCGGATTTCGAAGAACGAATCTACCGTTCAATCAATGGCGATATTCCGAAGGAAAAGGTTCTTGGCGAATTGTCCCGTCGCATAGATCCTCGAAGTGAACGCCAACTTTTTTTCGCAATATATTCCTTTTTCTCAGCATGGACAGACCCGTGATAACATTTGGCGATTCGCGTTTGACGCTGGCCCCGAAATTCAAAGAGCTCTCCTTCTGTCGATGAAACTACGTGCATGATATCGTACATTGTCAGATGGCGTCCGATTTCAATTGCCAAAAAATCTTGCAACACTGTTTGGGGTGTTGGGAGATACACATAGAGAGTGAGTGATGACAACGGCGCAGTTTGGGCTTTAGAAGCGGCCAACTCGCAATCATTAGCATGGGAAACTTCTCCGCCGCTTTACTGGCCGGAACGCTTCAAAAAATACTAATAATTGGTGGCGCATGTGGGGTCTTGCATATTGAATTCCTTTCAAGCGCTTGGGCTCACGTCAAATTGGATTCTTTGCTAATGGCAAGAGTGAGGGGGCGTTGTGGCATGTTTTTCGCTGACGCTGAATGGAGCCACCTAACGAATGCCCGTATGAAAGCCAGTATGAAAGCCCCGGTGAATATGACTAATTTGGCGCCGCTACTTAATCTTATGCTTGTGGTGATTACTATGGCTGTATCGTCGGCAGTCAACGCTTCTGAAGCAGCCTCGCCCGACATTTCGCCTTCGGCTGAAATGTTTGTGATGTTTAATGACCCAGCCTGCGCGCTTGCGCCAAATTCAAATTCGACGCCGATGAAGAATCACGCGTATTTTTCATGCCTTAATGCTTATGGCAGAAGCCTGTTGGCAGATTCAAATACTGATCAATTAAATCCTCTCGTAGCTGATTTGCAACTCAGCAGCCAACGGCGTCCCAGCCTCTCCGAGTTCTCGATTAAAATTCCTCTTCTCGACACCGACTGCATTACACACCCCCACACCCGTGGAACCGGCAAGCTCATCTTAAGCCAGATGCGAAGTGCAGCTCTTTTCCTTCGTGAGTTTTATAAAAAAATGGACGGCCAGACAGTCGGTCCTTTGGTGGTGCGGAACGTCGAAATCTGCCGTGAAAGATCGATTGGTCGGGCACTAAAAATTGAAAATGACACGCTCACGATTGGTCTTCCAGACAATAGGATTTATGGCCATCGAGAGTTGATGCGAATGTGGAACAATGGCGATGCCTATCACGACACAGATTTTCTTTCGCGTGTGAGTCGAAACTTCGACTTGGTCGCTGCCGCTACAGCAAAACTAGAATGGGCTGTACTGAACCCCATTAGCCCACTTCGCGCCGGTTTGCGATCGGCGCTGAAGGAAAAGGGCAGAAAACTTGTCGATGATATCGGGCTTCGTTCTGCTCGTCTTTCTGATACTGATAAAATGTTACTGGAGCTTCGGCATTCGAGCCTGGTGCGCCGTGGGCTGGTCGAAGAAGGTATTTTGGACCAATTGACCGAGGAAGACGCGACCAGCCTAATGGCAGCGTGGAAGGCGAACTTACGTTCGGCGCAGGCAGCCGATGAGCTTGTGGGCGCACTGTTTGCTTTGCAGTCAAGAAAGGCGCGATTTTCAATCAAGCGCGACGTATGGGCGATTTTCTCTCACTCGAATTGGCATCATGTCGGGACACGCGTTTCTTTCAAAGTCTCGCCATCGACTTCTTTTCTCTCACCAGATGTTTTAAACCGTCTCATTTCACAGCCAGGACGATCGGAAGAGGTAAATGTCCAGCATGAATATCGTTTCCGCGGGCTTTTGTCGTTCGATACCTTTGATCACATTCAAACAGATCTCGATGTCTTAATCGAAACAGCAGGTCAAAATGCACTGCAGATCCAAAAAGACGCAATGCTTCTTATGGCTCTTGAGGCCCATGGTTTAGTATCCATTTATTGATCTCAGAAAGGATTCGCAGTCTCTAGAATTTGAACATTAGGAACTCCTACTAAGTTCGGCGGGTCCAAACACGTTCCAAGAAAAGTGTTTTTCAGTTCTTTGAATGTATTCCGATCAGGTTTCCTTCGGTGTCATGGATCAAGGCCATGTATCCGTACTGACCAATCCCGTATTTACTTTTATAGATCTTGCCGCCAACTTTTTCGGCGATCGCCTCTTCACGGGCGCAGTCTTCGCTTGCGAAGTAAACGACCGTATTGATTCCGCTTGGAACGAAATCCCGTCGCCACACAAGTGAACCAAAGCTTCGGCCATCTTCCGTTGTTGAAATGCTCCACATTTCAATGTCCCAGGATTTCGTATCCATTTTGCTGAAATGAAAACCAAAGGTTCTTTCGTAGAAAATCTTGGCCCGGTGCATGTCGGCAACGTAAATTTCAAACCATCTAATTGGGCTGTCCATTTTTCGAGATTTAGCGCTTGTTTGCGTAAGGCACAAGCGATCAGATATCGCGAGAGGCAAAAAATTAAGGGGATAATCTTTGAAAAGCCGCGTTTTTCCAAGCCTTGCGCCAATTCGAAAGCCGGGAAACAAATTTCGCAAGCGAAAAACAACAGCTCCCTGCGCCGGCTGCTCAATGCACCCTGACCGATGCATTTGCCATTTGATCCCTTCACTGGATTTGAAAACCAAATTGAGCCTCGTTGTCCACCACCGCGAAATGAAACGAACGACCTCGACCGGTAGGCTTGCTGTGAAAGCACTTGTGAACTCTGAACTTTACATTAGGGGACGGAAAGATGTTCCTCTGAATTTATCAGCGATCCTGGATGATCAATATGAAACCTATATTTTGTATCCCGCCGAAGATGCGGTCGATATTGAATCCATCAAGCCAAATAAACCAGTTCAGCTGATCGTGTCCGACGGTAACTGGCGTCAGGCAGGGAAGCTTCATCGACGTCACGAGGAACTTAAGCACTTGCCCCGTGTTTGTATTAAAATAAAAAATCACGCCGAACAAAACCTGCGACGTGAGCACTTCGAAGAGGGATACTCGACTTTGGAGGCGATCGCTCTGGCGTTTGGATTTCTCGAAGGGACAGCGGTGCGAGATCAGCTTCTAGCACTTTACCAACATAAGTTGAAGGCAACTCTTGAGGGTAGAGGAACATGGCAGGGTGATTAGAAATCAATACTGTCACTTTGCCTGCAAGATAAAATTGAATTTTACAAAGAAGTTTTTAGCAAAACTCTTTGATTCATCTCGTTTTTATCCCGCGTCTCAATTTGAGAATGCATTGTCGTACTCTCTTGATCCAAGCCAGTGAGAAAATTTGAACGAACGAAACCTTGGCGGTAT
This region of Deltaproteobacteria bacterium genomic DNA includes:
- a CDS encoding VOC family protein produces the protein MDSPIRWFEIYVADMHRAKIFYERTFGFHFSKMDTKSWDIEMWSISTTEDGRSFGSLVWRRDFVPSGINTVVYFASEDCAREEAIAEKVGGKIYKSKYGIGQYGYMALIHDTEGNLIGIHSKN
- a CDS encoding DTW domain-containing protein gives rise to the protein MHPDRCICHLIPSLDLKTKLSLVVHHREMKRTTSTGRLAVKALVNSELYIRGRKDVPLNLSAILDDQYETYILYPAEDAVDIESIKPNKPVQLIVSDGNWRQAGKLHRRHEELKHLPRVCIKIKNHAEQNLRREHFEEGYSTLEAIALAFGFLEGTAVRDQLLALYQHKLKATLEGRGTWQGD